In a single window of the Rhineura floridana isolate rRhiFlo1 chromosome 3, rRhiFlo1.hap2, whole genome shotgun sequence genome:
- the LOC133382213 gene encoding syncytin-2-like, whose protein sequence is MNPVLQFRLGTVFSCSLILIVLLCVNFFNQPRSHNEQLRNIRSASIEMDRTNTFVELAHQVSKVFYLKNCWICGSPKGFPEWPWIAFPVAPRWLLSNVSEVHVNLRTWTEPHIWKLHGAGVGKYCIYQNVTGGVQVGNSRCNWTLEWRSYCIIRDCPVTNCTQLASQWNDTHIRLNSGTWCSCIPDARNRSSCRSKCDVPNVDIQVNECQERNLTIPTILKDQGWLWTHLNGTVVKGFHNYWTTWNQTNNYAVCKYKNDSRIWRCSYEERGYRIVTGPLGAEDSYYIPYKEKSPILHNSTRPALKGHYWICGSKAYAILPLNWTGTCYIGVIQPLYTIKGGSFNPLIPVFDEERNDKRKCSINVNLARGQDNGWRDEWPPERIIATYDPASWAQDSMYGYRTPIYLLNRLIRLQAVVEILTNQTANSLILLADQSTQMREGILQNRLALDYLLAKEGGVCGLLNLTECCLKIDDNGEIVKDVANRMKKLAHVPVQTWKGLDLGDWNSCFNWFGGMKTMVILVMLILVGCMLLPCLLPIIMNGIRSIADNAATRSSMQLYGKIMYQRVYKEDPWETKGEKKEEPI, encoded by the coding sequence ATGAATCCAGTATTACAATTTCGACTGGGGACGGTTTTCTCATGTTccctaattttaattgtattgttgtgTGTAAATTTCTTTAACCAACCTCGATCTCACAATGAGCAGTTGAGAAATATCAGGTCCGCATCCATCGAGATGGACAGGACAAACACATTTGTTGAACTTGCCCATCAGGTGTCCAAAGTATTTTATCTCAAAAACTGCTGGATTTGTGGGAGTCCAAAAGGTTTTCCAGAGTGGCCGTGGATTGCATTCCCGGTAGCACCCCGGTGGCTCTTAAGTAATGTAAGTGAAGTGCATGTCAATTTAAGAACCTGGACAGAACCCCATATCTGGAAATTACACGGGGCAGGGGTAGGCAAATACTGCATCTATCAAAATGTTACGGGAGGGGTGCAAGTTGGGAATAGCAGGTGTAATTGGACATTGGAATGGCGCTCATACTGCATCATACGGGATTGTCCGGTCACCAACTGTACTCAGTTGGCCTCTCAATGGAATGACACACATATTCGACTCAACAGTGGCACATGGTGTTCATGTATCCCTGATGCACGTAATCGAAGTTCATGCAGATCCAAATGTGATGTTCCCAATGTAGACATCCAGGTGAATGAATGTCAGGAGAGGAATCTAACGATTCCCACGATCTTAAAGGACCAAGGCTGGTTATGGACGCACCTCAATGGAACGGTCGTCAAGGGATTTCATAACTATTGGACTACATGGAACCAAACTAATAATTACGCTGTCTGTAAATATAAAAATGACTCTCGCATATGGAGATGCAGTTATGAAGAGCGAGGGTACCGGATAGTTACAGGACCCCTTGGGGCAGAGGACAGTTATTATATCCCCTACAAAGAGAAATCCCCGATCTTGCATAATAGCACTAGGCCTGCGTTAAAAGGACATTATTGGATTTGCGGGAGTAAGGCGTATGCCATTCTCCCCTTAAATTGGACTGGCACCTGTTATATTGGAGTCATACAACCCCTCTATACCATAAAAGGAGGTAGTTTTAATCCTTTAATTCCAGTGTTCGATGAGGAGCGAAACGATAAGAGAAAATGCTCCATAAATGTTAACTTAGCAAGAGGACAGGACAATGGATGGAGGGATGAATGGCCACCTGAACGCATCATCGCCACATATGATCCAGCCTCCTGGGCACAGGATAGTATGTATGGATACAggactcctatttatttattgaataggTTGATCCGGTTACAAGCTGTGGTAGAAATTCTCACTAATCAGACGGCAAATTCCTTAATTctgcttgctgatcaatcaactcaaatgagagagggGATACTCCAAAACCGGTTAGCTCTGGACTACTTACTGGCAAAAGAGGGAGGAGTCTGTGGGCTCCTCAACCTAACGGAATGTTGTCTCAAAATAGATGACAATGGTGAGATTGTAAAAGATGTGGCAAATAGGATGAAGAAGCTTGCACACGTACCGGTACAAACCTGGAAAGGGCTCGAtcttggggactggaattcatgtTTCAACTGGTTCGGAGGAATGAAGACTATGGTTATACTAGTTATGCTAATTTTAGTAGGATGTATGCTTTTACCCTGTCTGTTACCAATAATCATGAATGGCATTCGTAGTATAGCGGACAATGCAGCAACAAGAAGTAGTATGCAACTGTATGGAAAAATAATGTATCAAAGGGTATATAAAGAAGATCCATGGGAGACAAAAGGAGAGAAGAAGGAAGAGCCCATTTAG